A stretch of Gymnodinialimonas phycosphaerae DNA encodes these proteins:
- a CDS encoding DUF2200 domain-containing protein gives MGNPKSAHETFAKMSFAKVYPMYLAKVEKKGRTRDELHRVINWLTGFDDGALQHYLDADATFETFFDRAEINPNASGITGVICGVRVEDIDDQLVQRVRYLDKLVDELAKGRKMEKILRGS, from the coding sequence ATGGGAAATCCGAAATCAGCCCATGAAACCTTCGCGAAGATGTCCTTCGCAAAGGTCTACCCGATGTATCTTGCCAAGGTCGAGAAGAAGGGCCGTACGCGGGACGAATTGCACCGCGTTATCAACTGGTTGACTGGCTTCGATGACGGGGCGCTGCAACACTACCTCGACGCGGACGCCACCTTCGAGACCTTCTTTGACCGCGCGGAAATCAACCCCAACGCCAGTGGCATCACCGGCGTCATCTGCGGCGTTCGCGTCGAAGACATCGATGATCAACTGGTCCAGCGGGTCCGGTATCTAGACAAATTGGTCGATGAACTGGCGAAGGGACGAAAGATGGAAAAGATCCTGCGCGGGTCGTAG
- the edd gene encoding phosphogluconate dehydratase: MSAASHVDPRIAAITDRIIERSRPTREPYLDRMRKLAEDGPRRAHLTCGNQAHAYAAMGDDKGALVAARAPNIGIVTAYNDMLSAHQPFETYPQKIKDAARGAGATAQVAGGVPAMCDGVTQGQVGMELSLFSRDVIAMAAGVALSHNTFDAALYLGVCDKIVPGLVIAAATFGYIPALFVPAGPMVSGLPNDEKARVRNQFANGEVGRDKLMEAEMASYHGPGTCTFYGTANSNQMLMEFMGLHLPGASFVNPGTPLRDALTVAATERAAAITALGNAYTPVCDILDEKAFVNGLVGLMATGGSTNLVIHLIAMARAAGIILECSDFNDISAATPLMARVYPNGLADVNHFHAAGGLGYMIGQLLDAGLMHDDVKTAAGDGLSLYTQEPALDNGAFHYRPGPTTTLNDKILRPAADPFAKTGGLAELSGNLGIGVMKVSAVDPERHCIEAPAAIFHSQEAVKEAFKNKELDRDVVVVVRFQGPKANGMPELHSLTPLLSILQGRGHRVALVTDGRMSGASGKVPSAIHVAPEALDGGLIGKLQDGDMIRVDATNGTLDVLTEGVEARPHATPDLSANSHGVGRELFEIFRQTAGPATTGAGVVV, from the coding sequence ATGTCCGCCGCATCTCATGTTGATCCCCGTATCGCCGCCATCACCGACCGCATCATCGAGCGGTCCCGCCCCACGCGGGAGCCCTACCTCGACCGCATGCGCAAGTTGGCCGAGGACGGCCCGCGCCGCGCCCATCTGACCTGCGGCAACCAGGCCCATGCCTATGCCGCAATGGGCGACGACAAGGGGGCTCTGGTGGCGGCGCGTGCGCCCAATATCGGGATCGTGACGGCCTACAACGATATGCTCTCCGCCCACCAACCCTTTGAAACCTATCCGCAAAAGATCAAGGACGCCGCGCGCGGGGCAGGGGCCACGGCCCAGGTCGCCGGCGGCGTGCCGGCCATGTGCGATGGTGTCACGCAAGGCCAGGTCGGCATGGAACTCAGCCTGTTTTCCCGCGACGTGATCGCCATGGCCGCCGGGGTGGCGCTAAGCCACAACACCTTCGACGCCGCCCTCTACCTCGGCGTTTGTGACAAGATCGTCCCCGGCCTCGTCATCGCGGCGGCCACCTTCGGCTATATCCCCGCGCTGTTCGTCCCCGCAGGCCCCATGGTCTCGGGCCTGCCCAACGACGAGAAAGCCCGCGTCCGCAACCAATTCGCCAACGGCGAAGTGGGCCGCGACAAGCTGATGGAGGCCGAGATGGCCTCCTACCACGGGCCCGGCACCTGCACCTTCTACGGCACCGCGAACTCCAACCAGATGTTGATGGAATTCATGGGGTTGCACCTGCCCGGCGCGTCCTTTGTCAATCCCGGCACCCCCCTGCGCGACGCGCTTACCGTGGCCGCAACCGAACGCGCGGCGGCCATTACCGCGCTTGGCAATGCCTATACGCCCGTGTGCGATATTCTTGACGAGAAAGCCTTCGTGAACGGCCTCGTGGGCCTCATGGCCACGGGCGGCTCCACCAACCTCGTCATCCACCTCATCGCCATGGCGCGGGCGGCGGGCATCATCCTGGAATGCAGCGATTTCAACGACATATCGGCCGCCACGCCGCTCATGGCGCGGGTCTACCCCAACGGGTTGGCCGACGTGAACCATTTCCACGCCGCCGGTGGCCTTGGCTATATGATCGGCCAACTGCTGGACGCGGGCCTGATGCACGACGACGTGAAGACCGCCGCAGGCGACGGCCTGTCCCTCTACACGCAAGAACCCGCGCTCGACAACGGCGCCTTCCACTACCGCCCCGGCCCCACGACCACCCTCAACGACAAGATCCTGCGCCCCGCCGCGGACCCCTTCGCCAAAACCGGCGGCCTGGCAGAGCTTTCAGGCAACCTTGGCATTGGCGTGATGAAAGTCTCGGCCGTTGATCCCGAGAGGCACTGCATCGAGGCACCCGCCGCCATTTTCCATTCCCAGGAGGCGGTGAAAGAAGCGTTCAAAAACAAGGAACTGGACCGCGACGTGGTCGTTGTCGTCCGCTTTCAGGGCCCCAAGGCCAACGGCATGCCGGAACTCCACTCGCTGACGCCGCTCCTCTCCATCCTTCAGGGCAGGGGCCATCGCGTCGCCCTCGTCACTGATGGCCGCATGTCGGGCGCATCCGGCAAAGTCCCCTCCGCGATCCACGTCGCGCCCGAGGCGCTTGACGGCGGCCTTATCGGCAAGCTGCAAGACGGCGACATGATCCGCGTCGACGCCACCAATGGCACCCTCGATGTCCTCACCGAAGGTGTCGAGGCCCGCCCCCACGCCACCCCCGACCTGTCGGCCAATTCCCACGGCGTGGGGCGTGAGTTGTTCGAAATCTTCCGCCAAACCGCAGGTCCGGCTACCACTGGCGCGGGCGTTGTGGTTTAA
- the eda gene encoding bifunctional 4-hydroxy-2-oxoglutarate aldolase/2-dehydro-3-deoxy-phosphogluconate aldolase yields the protein MTPQAQSLAAHRIAALAPIIPVLVVNDVAHAAPLATALVKGGLPALEVTLRTPCALEVITEMAKVKGGVVGAGTLLTPQDVENAKAAGATFGVSPGATAHLIDACTANELPLLPGAATASEVMFLFEQGYDLLKFFPAEANGGAPALKAIGAPIPQVSFCPTGGVTMANVNNYLSLPNVVCAGGSWVAPKSAVEAGDWAEIERLAREAAALPR from the coding sequence ATGACCCCCCAAGCCCAATCCCTCGCCGCCCACCGCATCGCAGCCCTGGCCCCGATCATCCCTGTCCTCGTCGTCAATGACGTGGCCCATGCCGCACCGCTGGCCACGGCGCTGGTCAAGGGCGGGTTGCCGGCGCTGGAAGTCACGCTGCGCACCCCTTGCGCGTTGGAGGTCATCACCGAGATGGCGAAGGTCAAAGGCGGCGTTGTGGGCGCGGGCACGCTGCTGACGCCCCAGGACGTGGAAAACGCCAAGGCCGCAGGCGCCACCTTCGGTGTCTCGCCCGGCGCCACGGCGCATCTGATCGACGCGTGTACCGCCAATGAACTGCCGCTTCTGCCCGGTGCCGCCACCGCGTCCGAAGTCATGTTCCTGTTCGAGCAAGGCTATGACCTGCTGAAGTTTTTTCCGGCCGAGGCCAATGGCGGTGCGCCTGCACTCAAGGCCATCGGCGCGCCGATCCCGCAGGTCTCCTTCTGTCCCACCGGCGGCGTGACCATGGCCAATGTGAACAATTACCTGTCGTTGCCCAACGTGGTCTGCGCGGGCGGGTCCTGGGTTGCGCCCAAGTCCGCCGTGGAAGCGGGCGATTGGGCCGAGATCGAGCGTTTGGCCCGCGAGGCGGCCGCCCTTCCGCGATAG
- a CDS encoding outer membrane protein: protein MKYAVFTGTLAVLLSPVAAFAGGYVAPADPAPVAPVAAAPAPVGYDWSGFYGGIQLEYGDVDANTLAGADAADGDGVLYGVFGGYRYDLGNIVVGAELDLNWADIDLDDPVGTTIGSLDSVHRLGAEVGYDAGPALLYGTVGVAQASATVGGADLQDNGYFFGAGVDYLVTDQIILGAEVLQHEFEDFDNSGLDISATTFGVSAAFRF from the coding sequence ATGAAATACGCAGTATTCACAGGCACGCTTGCGGTTCTCCTGAGCCCCGTGGCGGCTTTTGCAGGGGGCTACGTGGCCCCGGCAGATCCGGCGCCCGTCGCCCCTGTCGCCGCGGCCCCTGCACCGGTCGGCTATGATTGGTCCGGCTTCTATGGCGGTATCCAGCTTGAGTATGGCGATGTCGATGCCAACACCCTTGCCGGTGCGGACGCCGCCGATGGCGATGGTGTGCTTTACGGCGTTTTTGGCGGCTACCGCTACGACCTGGGCAACATTGTCGTGGGTGCGGAACTGGACCTGAACTGGGCCGATATCGATCTGGACGATCCCGTGGGCACCACGATCGGCTCGCTTGATTCCGTGCACCGTCTGGGCGCAGAGGTTGGCTATGATGCCGGCCCGGCGCTGCTTTACGGTACCGTCGGTGTGGCGCAGGCATCCGCCACCGTGGGGGGCGCGGATCTGCAAGACAACGGCTATTTCTTCGGCGCTGGCGTCGATTATCTCGTCACCGACCAGATCATCCTGGGTGCTGAAGTGCTGCAGCACGAGTTTGAGGATTTCGACAACTCCGGCCTCGACATCTCGGCCACGACCTTCGGCGTCAGCGCGGCCTTCCGCTTCTGA
- a CDS encoding outer membrane protein, giving the protein MRTALTLISLFVAAPVFAGGVTDPARPPLMIDPPVEMTWTGFYAGANVIYGQGTPTGQPEIDGLHYGLVAGYRQDLGDLVIGVEVEWTNGAIEAPGVPTREMSRLFSGGLEVGYDAGVFLPYATAGVSTARFEEPVILPNFDASGLGYFFGVGVDYALNDDITLGAEIIQHRFTDFPLPNTDIDLNTVSLTATFNF; this is encoded by the coding sequence ATGCGTACTGCGTTGACCCTGATATCGCTATTCGTTGCGGCCCCTGTCTTCGCAGGCGGTGTGACAGATCCCGCTCGGCCCCCCTTGATGATTGATCCGCCGGTCGAGATGACGTGGACCGGTTTCTATGCGGGCGCCAATGTCATCTACGGCCAAGGCACGCCCACCGGACAGCCCGAGATCGACGGCCTGCACTACGGGCTTGTGGCGGGCTACCGCCAGGATCTGGGCGATCTTGTCATCGGCGTCGAGGTGGAGTGGACCAACGGCGCCATCGAGGCCCCCGGCGTGCCCACGCGGGAGATGAGCAGGCTGTTCAGCGGCGGTCTGGAGGTTGGCTATGATGCCGGCGTCTTCCTGCCCTATGCCACGGCCGGTGTTTCCACCGCACGCTTCGAAGAGCCGGTCATTCTGCCCAACTTCGACGCCTCGGGCCTTGGCTATTTCTTTGGCGTCGGCGTTGATTACGCCCTGAACGATGACATCACCCTCGGTGCCGAGATCATCCAGCACCGCTTCACCGACTTTCCGCTGCCCAACACGGATATTGACCTGAATACGGTCAGCCTGACGGCAACGTTCAACTTCTAG
- a CDS encoding pyridoxal phosphate-dependent aminotransferase, giving the protein MPTYSNRLMGLTGGGDDGWGLFYRARALKDAGEPVLELTIGEHDTRTAPDILDAMDASARGGHTGYAAVPGTRSLRDAVAKRLSSFSELTYGPENILITPGGQSGLFAAHSLACDPGDTALLIDPYYATYPGTIRGVGAVPKPVATHPEDGFQPREADLMAASLGAKSLLINTPNNPTGAVYSDATLEGIARVAGARDLWVISDEVYDSQIWEGTHRPFASLPDMFERTLTVGSLSKSHAMTGSRLGWVAGPAGAVAQMINLATHTTYGVPGFIQDAGCYALSLGVEAEAAVAAPFLRRRNMVLERLAQQQASNSLQIRAIPPSGAMYVMLDIRATGLSGNDFGEALLEEERVAVMPGESFGVAAAGHIRVALTLPDEVFATALDRLFAFAARQMDGRCAATA; this is encoded by the coding sequence ATGCCGACCTATTCCAACCGCCTCATGGGGCTGACCGGTGGCGGCGACGATGGCTGGGGGCTGTTCTACCGCGCCCGTGCCCTGAAGGACGCCGGAGAGCCGGTGCTGGAGCTGACCATCGGCGAGCATGACACCCGCACGGCCCCCGACATCCTGGACGCGATGGATGCCTCGGCACGGGGCGGACACACCGGCTATGCGGCCGTTCCGGGCACGCGATCCCTGCGCGACGCCGTGGCCAAGCGTTTGTCATCATTCAGCGAATTGACCTATGGCCCCGAAAACATCCTGATCACCCCCGGCGGACAATCCGGCCTTTTCGCAGCCCACAGCCTGGCCTGCGACCCCGGCGATACGGCGCTTCTGATCGATCCCTATTACGCCACCTACCCCGGCACGATCCGGGGCGTCGGCGCGGTGCCAAAGCCCGTGGCGACCCACCCCGAGGATGGCTTTCAGCCGCGTGAGGCGGATCTGATGGCAGCCAGCCTGGGTGCCAAGAGCCTTCTGATCAACACGCCCAACAACCCCACCGGCGCGGTCTATTCCGACGCTACGCTGGAGGGCATCGCGCGGGTGGCCGGGGCGCGGGACCTTTGGGTGATTTCGGACGAGGTCTACGACAGCCAGATCTGGGAGGGCACGCACCGCCCCTTCGCCAGCCTGCCCGACATGTTCGAGCGGACCTTGACGGTGGGGTCCCTGTCGAAAAGCCACGCGATGACGGGGTCTCGGTTGGGGTGGGTCGCAGGGCCCGCGGGAGCGGTGGCGCAGATGATCAACCTGGCCACCCACACGACCTATGGCGTGCCGGGCTTCATCCAGGACGCCGGGTGCTATGCCCTGTCGCTGGGGGTGGAGGCGGAAGCGGCGGTGGCCGCGCCGTTCCTGCGCCGGCGCAACATGGTGCTGGAACGCCTGGCACAGCAACAGGCGAGCAACTCCTTGCAGATCAGGGCCATTCCCCCGTCCGGGGCGATGTACGTGATGCTGGATATCCGCGCCACGGGCCTGAGCGGAAACGACTTCGGCGAGGCGTTGTTGGAGGAGGAACGCGTGGCGGTGATGCCGGGCGAAAGCTTCGGCGTGGCGGCGGCGGGCCATATCCGCGTGGCGCTGACGCTGCCCGATGAGGTGTTCGCCACGGCGCTTGACCGTTTGTTCGCCTTCGCCGCCCGCCAGATGGACGGACGCTGCGCGGCGACAGCTTAA